Genomic window (Phragmites australis chromosome 21, lpPhrAust1.1, whole genome shotgun sequence):
TAAATTGTTGCATTTGTTCAACGAAAGGAACATCAAGGAAATAGCGAAGCTGAGAGGCAGTGAAGAACTGTGGGAAGTAGCGAAATTGCACAACTGCGAATCTTCCTACCCTTCGGTAAGTGAACTCTCAAGTGCGACACAACGACACCCCTTGACCATCTTGCTGAATCAGTTAATCTTAAAATAGCATTCCTCTTCGTTCTCAGGATCTCCTTGACATCAAGTTGTTGCACTCGGTGGATCTCCGGGAGTGGTGTGCAGCCAATACGCGCAGGCCGGAGTTCCTCAAGATGATACCTGACTCGCTGTTTGATCTTGTGGACAAGTGCTTGGCCGTTAACCCTAGGTGCAGGCTCACATCAGAGGATGCGCTTATGCATGAGTTCTTTTCTCCATACCGTGAAAGCCTCAGGAAGCGAAGGATGCTTAGAAGGTCAGCTGTTTCTGATGCTGCATGTTCTTCACACCAAAACACAGGAAGCTTATAGCAAAACAATCATAGCGCTCGTTCCGCCGTACAGACTTTGCTTTAACATCTGTAAGCTGATTGTCACTCGCTAGCTAATAACAGGCAAGTCAATAGCCTAACTTTTCTCGCCTGATGTAAATAAATGCGATGCTGAAGATGTACTAATCCCCTGTGCTGCCAGTGTTGTATTCGAGTTGGACTCATGTACGGCGAGTATGTGATGTGTAACAAAATTTTGTCAAGTATACTTGTCTCTGGAACCCATAGTTTTGCTTCATGAAATGTTAATCACTCCACTGCTTTCGCCATCCGTGGCGTATATTTTGTGTGTATCACAAGATCTACGTGTTCCATCGTTTGATCATACAAAAGCTATGCTCCAGTTGGATGCATCAGTCGACATCATATATCCGCGTATTTTCCACGAGGCCATCTCGGTGCAATTACACCGTCTATTTCGTCCTTACGTGTCCCCGAAGGCTACATCGCCCGCCGCGATCCGCATCACATAATCCTCTCATCCTATCCAAGAAATTTCTACGCCCAAGTAAAACTACTTGTCTTATCCAGAGCCACCAATAAAAGCTCTTCCTCTTCTGTAGTTATTTCTCTTCTATACCCAAAAATTGAATGGAGGCTTTGGTGCAGGACAAAGCAAATACCACCAAGCACCTGTTGAGTAAATCAATGGTTTCGCCGGCTTCATTGTAGACGCATTCAGCAACTTCCAAGTTCTCAAATCCAGAGACCTCTGTTCTGTCATACCTTTTATCGGAACAAGAGATTTTGGTTGCAATTATCTACAAAAATGCAAACTTTGCATAATCTTTCTGAAATTTCTTGGTTCCAAACAGGTGAGGATGAGGGGCAAGCACAGCTTGAACAGTTTGGTATACGAGAAATTCTAtcatttcaataaaaataaacttGTTCTTTTCTATCTTAGGACGCGTTTGGTAGCCTCGCCGTCCCTGGCGCAGCAAGGAATCGTAAGTGCGTATCCTTGCCCACTGTCTCGGTGCTTGTGCTCATCTCGCCAGCATGAGGGAGACAAATTCGCTCTCTGAGGCAGGCAAGACTAAGCCAACCGAGTACACCCTTAACGAATGACACACGAAGGGGTTCGCCATGTGTTCGTGAAAAAAACGAACTTTTCCTGTGAAATTTGTGGAAAATTCTCCGAAATTGTTGCGAAAACCGAACAAGGCAAGCGAGGCAAGGGATGGGATTGACGGTGAGGCACCTGAGCTGACCTGAGCAAGGGATTAGGAAAAGGGAAGCAAAACATCGCTCGCCTCGCCCGATGCCTCCGCTCCTCACCTTACCtgcctcctcccctctcctcctcgccTCTCGCCTCGGCGCCCTCCGCCCCGGAGGACCACGACACCACCACCGCTCCGCCGCTGTCCGCTTCCTCGCGCCGCGCAGGAAGACCCGACCAGACCCGGGCCCGGCGATGAGCTGGCTGGGGAAGCTGGGCCTGGGCGGGCTGGGCGGCAGCCCGCGCGCGTCGGAGGCTTCGGCGGCGCTGGCGCAGGGGCCCGACGAGGACCAGCCGGCGCCGGGGAACGAGTTCGCGCAGTTCGGGGCCGGCTGCTTCTGGGGCGTGGAGCTCGCGTTCCAGCGAGTCCCCGGGGTGACGCGCACCGAGTCGGGCTACAGCCAGGGCAACCTCCACGACCCGGCCTACGAGGACGTCTGCACCGGCGCCACCAGCCACAACGAGGTCGTCCGGGTGCAGTACGACCCCGCCGCCTGCAAGTACGACGACCTCCTCGACgttttctgggcacgccacgACCCCACCACCCCCAACCGTCAGGTCAGTAGCCCTCCGCCGCCGAATTTGAGTCGGAGTTGGGGTAGCTTTATGCGATTTCGTGGTGGGTTTGTGGGGAATTGCTGAATTAGGCTGCTCTTCGCGCGCTTTGATTCGAGTAGTTGTTGCTTAGGTTCGAGGCTGCCGCTAGAACAGATAGATTCTGCTGCAAACTGAAggcgagaaagaaaaaaagattcgAACTCTCGCGGGAAACCCCATGTACTTAACTTAGCAGGCAGACGCCTTAACCACTCCGCCAAATCGACGCTTTTGGTTGCCATGGCGTCTGCTGCGCACAGGAAGAACAGGGATAGCGCCTGTTGCGAAAGCTCAGTAGTGCATATTTGGTGTCTTTGGTGCAAAACGCCTGCTACAATTCTGATCCTGGTTGTGTAGCACTAGAACTAATATTACCATGGTTGATTGCTGTGGATGGGTACAGTACTTGGCCGTTGGCAGTGTTTCCTGCTCTGACTTCACCGGTGAAATCAGAAGCGAACAGTGATTCGCGGGAGCGAACAGTAGCCTATTGACGAACACGGTAGCAACGGCGTTCCAGAGATTTTACGGCACACAAAATACTGTAGCATCAAATCCTACCTATCCATTAGTAGCCAATTGGGTTTCTAACATTTTCTAGGCTTTTCTCTCAGTGTATGCTAGGCTGACCTTTTGGGGCTTGAGGCTCTTGTACAGTTTGttattttttagctttgttttgttcttgttttgtttttgtttcctGTACGGTTTTCTTTGCTGGTTTTAATATAATTCTGTAGTAGGGGCCTCCCTACTGcattcctttaaaaaaaatcctacctATCCATTATCCAATGGCTCACGGTGGAATGAAGTCACCACTCACTCCAtcgtgaagtcagaggatcccaTTCTGTAGGAGGGATTGCCATTGGCCTGTAATAGTTGATTGCAAATTTGCAGCAACCCATATAGAATTTGAGCAAATGGCGTAGCACCAAATGGTATCCTATACCCCCTTGAACCTCAGCTGTCAGTACTAACTTGGTACCAAAACCTCTAGTCCTGTGTTAAGCTAATGAGTGTTTTGTTGTCAAGCTTGAGCTGCAGTGCCTACTTCTGATGTAGCCTGCAGTGCCTACTTCTGATGTAGCTCTCCAAAAGTTTTGATCAACTATAACGTAACAAAACATCGGTTCACTATATAGGTTGATGCCGGTGCTAACTAACATTTCATCCAATTTCTGAATGGATTTAAATCCCCAAAGGCTGTTCAAACTAGCTCGTAGCTTCTAACCAGATAAGCTTTTCAATCTCTTGCGTGCTCGCTTACTTGAATCTCTGTACAACGAAATATTATTTGAATCCGACAATTCAACTTGTGTCTGTACAACTTGATGAACTTTCAAATCACCTATTTCTTTCGGGCATTCGTCTTTTTTTAGACAATTTCGGGCATTTCTGATGTGCACATTCTCTACACTTGCGTGCAGGGCAACGACGTTGGGACGCAGTACAGGTCAGGGATCTACTACTACACCCCGGAGCAGGAGAAGGCGGTGAGAGAATCCCTGGAGAAGCAGCAGAAGCTTCTGAACCGGACGATCGTCACCGAAATCCTCCCGGCGAAGAGGTTCTACAGGGCAGAGGAGTACCACCAGCAATACCTTGCAAAGGGCGGCCGCTTCGGCTTCAGGCAGTCGGCAGAGAAGGGTTGCAACGACCCCATCCGTTGCTACGGCTGAACTTCATGTAGCGCCTGAATAAGGATATGGAAGAGCCAAATTTTACTAGAACTGTTTTACTAGCTTCGTtttgtgatttcaattcaacagCTGCAAGAGATGAGCTATGCCATGATAATTGGAGATGATTTGTGTACAAACCACCTTACCTTTCTTGGGAACATACTATAGTCCATCTGAGTGCATAGAAGCACAAACAAGCATGACGATTGCTCCTATGCCTCATCTACAAGAATAATTTGCAATTTGCCCTCAAAGTTCACTTTGCACATTCGAGCAATTCTACTTCGACGATTTGAACACTCTGCATACATTTTCATCTAAAAGCCTAATTTGCAATTTgccctaattttttttcccacTGTGCACCATTGCTCTTACTTTGAGCAATTCTACTCCGACAATTTCAACACTTTgaattatctttttttaattatctAATGGGCAGCTGTCTTTTGCTTGAATTATAACTGAGGTACCCTTCCGTCACAAAGTAGATTGCAAACCACCCTTCATATAAATCATGTAACACATAAAGAACCTTTGAGAGACAGATTGTCTAACCAGCCACTAACAACGCTGAGGTAACTAAGGATTAGTCATTTCAACTTCACCGTGAGGCAGCTCAAACTTTCCACCCGAAACAAAGCCGATTAGGCAACCAAAGAAATAATTTGACAAAGCACATATAAAGGTAACAGCATATGAAATATCATAAGCAAAAGGGCATGCATACATAACATGCAAGCCAAGGAAGAAAACTTCAGTTAACACAAATAAGGTTCTGAATACTGATATCAATTTTATCATCGAACTCTAAATAGAGCAGCTAACAGTATGACTTCTGCCATGGATTCTCAAGCTCTCAAGGTTCGAAGTGACAAGCTATTGCAGCTTAGTTCTCATAGATCCAGGGGTGCTGGCTGCTCTGCCAATCAGCGAGGCCCTCAGGGAACCACAGGGCAATCTCCTTTCTGGCATTCTCAACTGAGTCACTTCCATGAATGACATTCCTGAATGTCACAAATCATCTTGTGAGTTTGGAACATAGCAAAATCAGAAATCACAAAGTATAAGAGTACTGAAATGCATGATACAGCGAAGTGCATTATCTGAGAATATGCCAATATAAAACATAAACACACAATACATAATTGCCAATGTTTGCCAAAGTATAAAATGACAGGTGAACTATGCTATCATCTTGTCCAACCCTCGCCCTTGTGAACAACTCAACAAGAATCAGATACCGGTCCCCATTACTGTCTCCTCAAGCTAGGGCATAAAGTGTTAAATGGAACACTAAAACATGGGTACCATAAAGCGCACTTAAGAAAGTAACTCCAATGGATCAACTGATGTCTAGAAGTTGTTCTAGCAGATCTTGTGACCATGTGTCACATGCGTTGTCCCACAAAGGACACATGAGTTGAATAGAGTGGAGGGCATAATGCAAACATAAAGACTGATTGAAGTGCGGTAGGGGTGGCATTATGAGATGTGTGGGACATCAGAGTACTGTCTACGAGTGCAGAGAGTACACATAAAATCCACTTCAGATGCTTTCATTGTGCCTAGCTAGAGAAATCACTGATGAAGTGGGAACCCACCAAGCCCTCCCAACACACCTGTATGCAGAACCCCCAATATCTAATTTAACTACATAGAACAAACAAATTGTAACAGCATGTATCCTTCTGGCCAA
Coding sequences:
- the LOC133903426 gene encoding peptide methionine sulfoxide reductase A4, chloroplastic-like, translated to MPPLLTLPASSPLLLASRLGALRPGGPRHHHRSAAVRFLAPRRKTRPDPGPAMSWLGKLGLGGLGGSPRASEASAALAQGPDEDQPAPGNEFAQFGAGCFWGVELAFQRVPGVTRTESGYSQGNLHDPAYEDVCTGATSHNEVVRVQYDPAACKYDDLLDVFWARHDPTTPNRQGNDVGTQYRSGIYYYTPEQEKAVRESLEKQQKLLNRTIVTEILPAKRFYRAEEYHQQYLAKGGRFGFRQSAEKGCNDPIRCYG